A stretch of Lathyrus oleraceus cultivar Zhongwan6 chromosome 6, CAAS_Psat_ZW6_1.0, whole genome shotgun sequence DNA encodes these proteins:
- the LOC127098118 gene encoding uncharacterized protein LOC127098118 gives MDPSNADILELKEKMGELISVMQEFALEQKVLAEKVRRIEDWLKMGSMQGNASSSGPKKFFGNDQHKKNEGNISAVYAQRGPSRDRYFQHTAAVTIPADNQPAQQQQQRQPFQRRSPRVGYPVRRRMSDRHFDRPPVTYSVLLKKLKDMGLVQLRTLAPMGPDQRPANFDENVKCEFHSGAPGHSVEDCKAFKHVVQDLVDSKAINFAPSPNVNANPMPVHGQAMGNAITEDSDYTRAVGKETNSDWGIDQWIKSCVPGSWKA, from the coding sequence atggatccgtccaacgctgacattctcgagctgaaagagaagatgggagaactgatcagtgtcatgcaagagttcgccttaGAGCAGAAAGTACTTGCCGAAAAGGTgaggaggattgaagactggctgaagatggggagcatgcaaggaaacgcttcgtcatctggaccgaagaaattctttggtaatgaccagcacaagAAAAATGAGGGTAATATCAGTGCGGTCtacgctcagagaggacccagtagggatcgttacttccagcacaccgctgcggtaactattccagctgacaatcagcctgcacaacagcaacagcagcgtcagccatttcagcGGAGGTCTCCGAGggtaggatatccagtcaggaggaggatgagtgatcggcattttgacaggccgcctgtgacatactctgtcctattgaaaaagttgaaagatatggggctggtacagttgaggactttggcgcctatgggacctgatcaaaggccagccaattttgatgaaaatgtcaaatgtgaattccattcgggtgctcccgggcacagtgtagaggactgcaaagcttttaagcacgtagtccaagacctggtggattccaaggctattaacttcgcaccatctccgaatgttaatgccaatcccatgccggtGCATGGTCAGGCGATGGGGAATGCAATTACTGAAGATTCAGATTACACCCGGGCAGTGGGTAAAGAAACTAACAGTGACTGGGGAATTGATCagtggataaaatcgtgcgtaccaggaagctggaaggcctaa